Below is a window of Rhinoraja longicauda isolate Sanriku21f chromosome 10, sRhiLon1.1, whole genome shotgun sequence DNA.
ACCAGCAATGTTCTTGGCGAATATAAATCCCTCTTTTTGAATCTTGACAGGATTAAGCCAAATAATTTTATGGATAAAAATCTATCTTTTTATTATCAGGTTACAAAAGGCATTGTTCTTTCTTTTGACCTCAGTTTCTGGTGCTCTCTACATAGAACCTCCTGCATGTGCTTTCCCACTTTATTAGTCCCAAGGACGATCAAAGTGACTAATCTGTCATTTTCAATATCTTCAAAACCTATTTGACAAAAAACACGAGGAAAGTAACAGACCACAACATAATATATTTCTTAATTGTGTCCAACTATcttccaatcacccccccccccctcacctgtatccatttaTCACTTGCCAGCATTTGTCCTGCCACCACCTCTTTTccaattcccccccacccccccaattacaatcggtctgaagatccCTGGCCTGaaacacttatccatgttctctagagatggtgccttccctgctgagttactccagcactttgtgcttgattcaagatttcagcatctgtagttccttgtgtcactcTAATACAAGGGACTTTTGATCCTTTGATCCTGCTTGTAAAGGAAGCTACCTCTACCCTAATTAATCAAAAACACTATGATCATCACATTATCCATTCTCTCCTCTATTTAACATTGGACATTCTTTAGGTGCCAACTGCTTGTCTGTCCAACAGTCTGAATCCTTACAGGTATCAAGACTGCATATTTTGAAAGCAATAAATTATTAGGTATACTTAAGGCCTCCCTTGCACAGGTTCCTTTCccccagtgctggaataactcagcaggttaaacaGTAAGCAGTAACTCTGGAGGTTAGGAACAggcatttcaggtggagacccttcatatCAATTGTAATATTTGTATTCTGATTCGGCACCAGACACACCTCTCGACGTGTGATTGAGGAACATGAGGCAGATACTGTCACCCTACCTACGTGTCCAGATGTCTCCAGCCCAGTTTAACTGCAGCTAGTGAACATTGAGGCTGCCTTATCTGCTGTGGATGTGTTCACTCTCAGCATGTCGGCAGTCTCAGTGTCCACATTCTGACACATGTATGAGTCTAGATGTCTGACACTCTCTGTCATGTCTTAGTCGGCATTATTTATGACCAGCAAGACCAGTTAACATCAGAACACGTCCATGGCTTTGTCAGAAGATGACTCTGTCAAAGTTTCTATTTCTGAGACAGATGCTTATATCAAATGATTAATGTCTTACCAGAGACTCCAACTACTGCAAGAATAAGGTAGTAAATCTTTTCCACCTGATGAAGTATTGTTAGCTCATGCATATCGTCTGGGATgtgttggctgcaggaggcaagTATTCCAGCTTGTTACATTATAAATTAGAAAGAGCAGTGTATTTATACAGGAAGAAAATCCCCTGTGAAATCCTTCATTTCAtcattattaatattaattacaGATCATTGAACAAACAAGTGAAGACAATGATGGGCGAAATCAAATGGAATAAAATATAATGAATTGTAATTTATATAACTTCAGAGAAAAAGTGCAAGCAGCTTAGTAGTATGATATTTTTCCAATGCAGATTGGTAATTTTGATTTTTGTCACTGACGTTATCAGTAGATTATGATGGTACGATGTAATATTACATACCATTCATACTCAGTTAATCTCCATGCATTGTTATTACAACTattaaaacaaactaaactaaactaaactaaaactccccAACAAGAAAGTGAGCAACAAAGCTACAGCTGGCACCCAGCCAGACCGAGTGGTTGGCTTCCAAATACGCCCACCAGCCAGCTGTGAAGCAATCCATTCATGCCCGCAGCAAAATGTAATTttggtataggtttattattgtcaagtgtaccgagatacagtgaaaagctttgttttgtaagcTATTCAGTCATGTCATATCACATCATACATGAGTATACTCTAGCCAGACACAAGTGCAACAGATAGTGAGAAAGAATAAtaagcagagtgcagaatttCATGTTAGACCATTACAGCATTACAACTACAGCGTAAGTGGCTGTTAAAAACAGTTAAATGTGCAAAGGCCGCATTGAGATAGGTTtgaagatcgggactacatccTTTGCATATGAGAGATCTGTTCAACAGTTGgaccatcgatcccaggcaagggatcgcagactCCGATGGTATGTCCATggtcccacggtggggctcaaagtcagtctcgagcaaggccgccagctccatgaagggcggcacggtggcgcaacggtagagttgctgctttacatcgaatgcagcgccggagactctggttcgatcctgactacgggtgctgtactgtaaggagtttgtacgttctccccatgacctgcgtgggtttctccgagatcttcggtttcctcccacactccaaagacgtacaggtatgtaggttaattgactgggtaaatgtaaaaattgtccctagtgtgtgtaggatggtgttaatgtgcagggatcgctgggcggcgcggacttggtgggccgaaaaggcctgtttccacgctgtatctgaaatatgaaaaaaatatgttaggccgcagtgaccggagatacgatccggaaaacaatcgcatctccagcaaggtatgagattgaataaaggtttccccctccccagcccccccccacataaaacaaaccagagaacattaacacaaacttttaaaacacactaaaaataacaaaaaggacgAAAAGGTAGACAGAcaattggcgaggctgccattgctgatggCGCCACCTGTCGGTGTGTAGACACTAGTACGCACACAGCAAGCGTCACTCGGGCTAATGTTCTGAGACATGTCCATACCCCGTTCCATCCCTCACCTTCTGGCTCGCTGGTCCTCCTGCTGCTCAGTTGCTTGCCCTGCATCCAGTGCTGAGGGTGACACCATCCTGAGGTCATGCTGCTGACAGCAGCCCGTCAGGACTCTGTTGAGTTCCGGAGAACACTGCACAAGATTACCTGGGCTGTGGAAGTGTTGACCCAGCTCGCAATCGACAGCCCCCGCAGCCTGATGCGGGAAAACACAGTTGTCCTATTTTTGGTGCTTTTGGATCCCTCACTAAAAAATTGTGAAAATGGCCAAAGGTGTGCGGTTGTCGTGGGTTACAGGCCACAATGGGCGGTAGATGGAGAGCTGCATTGTTCCTAAGAGGATCCTGCTCAGCTGAACACAGCTTCTGATGGTGTTCCACTGACCAAAAGCCCTTTGAGGCACACTGCGCATGGCAGTTCATGCACAGCAGCACACTCCATGGGGCCACGGATCAGAGACCCATTGGCTTTGGTGACGGAAACCTGGACGTGCTCGAAGCAGGTTTGTGCGCTGAGGCAGGGGAGTGGTGGGTGCAGCTGGACATTAGAGGCCTTTCTAATTTCAGAACTTTCTTCAGGTGTAATTACTACAAGGTCAAATAGTaatacagcattaaaacaggccattcagcccagcacaTCCAGGCCATCCATCCACATTAATCTCATCTTCCAGCGCATGGCAAATATCATTCTATGCCTGGGCAGTTCAAGTTCTAGTCTAGATTGAGAGATTGAGGCAAAACCTGAGCTGCCAGGATTTTTTTAgtatacaaaacatgttatttccaaaactccatccgacattctcggaggctatacatacattcaatacagatattcaatacagatattcaatacaaAAATTATACAAAATTAACCACCACCATTTCCACTcatgcccactggcgtggaatccttcccttatttggaggggcgtctctctccaccacaccctgccccccccatatccggcagcggaaggaccctagactgtggccctcccccacaaaGCCATGGCATTGGCTACACCAAgcatcagtgcgtccctcagcacgtactcctgcagtctgcagtgggccagtcggcaacattccccaccggacagctcgctccgctgggaggtcaacaaagctcgtgcagaccaaagagcgtctttcaccgagttgatgaccttccatcaGCACTCGACATCAGTCTCTGAAGGAGTCCCTTGGAACAGTctatagatcacagagtcctccatGACGGAGCTGTtcagaataaatcgtgacagggacccttgcaagcctccccagactctctttgcaaatccacactctgcgaagaagtgggaaaccatctcctctccatagcagccgtcccgatggcagcgtgcgctggtagtgaggctccggcgattcaggaaggatctgactggcagggctcccctcaccgccagccaaaccAGGTCATGgtacttgttggtgagttctggtgatgaggcattttgccagacaagctgggcagtctgctctgggaaccacgccacaggatccatggagaaatttacctgcagtgcctgcaggacgttccgtgctgaccactgcccgatggacttgtggtcaaaagtgttggtccggaagaacctttccatgaATGACAGATGATGCCAGGATAATTCAGAGACTGCCAGTGCTGCCTCTCCAAGCCCCAAAGCTGAACTGCCAAGATACCCCTAAGGCTGCCAGCCCCACCTTtcaaggcaagggtgaactgcagggtgAAACCTGAGATTGCCATGCCTCCTCCTTCgacaccaggactgagctgctgggacaagctTGAGATTGCCAGCTCCACTGCACATGTCCCTGCTAGTGAAGAACAGTGCCCCCCTGCGGTCCTCGACTTTCTTACCAATGTACATAAAATTTATTATGTGAGTATATACTGCCAGTGTTGGTGTGGTCACTGCTCAACCTGGCATCATCCCTGATATGTTATATATTTCGATCAGATCTCTCCTCAACCTCAAAcggcagagaaaataatccaaattggTCGAATtttgctaataccttctaatcttgGCAGCATCCAGTTAAGCCTCTTCTGCAGTTTcctcaaaacctccacatcctttctgactggggtgcacactatactccaaatacagcctatcTAAAGTTTCATTGTCACACGACCTCCTGACTCTTGtagtcaatgccctgactgatgaaggcaatcaTGCCATATGCctgctctatgactttatctactagtgttgctactttcagggagctatggacttcgaTCCCAAGAACTCTCTGCACATCAGTTTTGTTAAGGGTCctaccattaactgtatactttcttacatttggactttagacttttgattttagagacacagtgaggAAACAAACCCTTCTGCCAACCGATTCCaccccgaccagcaatcaccctagcactaccctacacagggacaaattaatatttttaccaaagccaggttaacctacaaacctgtgcgtccttggagtgtggaagaaaaccagagcacctggggaaacccacagggtcatggggagaacatacaaacttccttacagacagcaccgtagtcaggatcgaacccgcatctctaGTGCAGTAAGGCACCAGTCTACTGCTGCATCATTGTGCTGCCCTCAGTTTGGGGGTGGCACAAAGACCCCCCAAACTGCGACACCTTactcttgctcagattaaactctatcCAGTGGCATCTTTTAATAGCCTTCCTTACTGATCTCGGCTCCACCCATTTTTGAAACAGCTTCCTTTAATGGCCCCTTCCTGTTGTGGTCCCATGATACACTCCAGCCCATGCTCTCGGTGCCCACAGCTCACCTCTGCATTCATCTCTTCAACAAAGGGTTAAGGAGGGCGGGAGGCATTTGTTCTCACAGCAGCCCAAGCAAGGCGCAGGTTTGGAGATTATTGCTGTCAGCAGAAGTGAAGACAGCTTCAATCACTTAGCGGAGGATGGGGAGTAAGCTGCTGGTGCAGTTGTTGGCTTAAATGGATTTATAGGGCCTTTTGAAGGCCTAACAGATTTAGGCAATTCCCCTCTTCATGGGCTTCTAGCCGATGGTGACTATCCTGAAAGAGGTGCCAGGATTTCTGGAGCAGCTCGGACTTGCAGCTGGGATGGTGCGGTGGCGATGCATAAACTTTGACATCCAGTGCGCTCAGCTACCTTTTGCTCTCCTGTGGGGTGAATTGAATTGGCTAAAAAGCAGCGTCATAAAGATGGGGGGGAAGTCAAATGGGCGGAGGTAGTTCTGGGCCCTGCCACCACTGAACATGGGGATATACACAGACTCATTCCCCATCTCAGCAGCTCACCACTACTCTCAGGACATCAGAACTCTGCCCTGATAAATTGGTGGTATCTTTACACGGTGCTCCCACTGTTTGCTGAATGTTCTGTCCTGTGATGCAGCTTCACTAGGTTGGTAGAATCAAGCTTTGGTATGAAAAACAGAAGGCAGGATGAACTCAGCACCTGTGGAAGCAAAAAGAAagtgttgacattttgggtcaaaaccatgCATCGATTGAGAGGGATTGGACAGAGAGTCAGTATATTgcaatgtgagggggggggggagtaaatgATGGGCTCTATCTATCACCTTCCACCCTCTTTCCCACCCTGTCTTATACTACTAAATACTGGCAACCTTCCCTCTGCTAAGGCTCAACCCAAAGCACCAACTTTAAAGCATTTCTCTCCACacgtgctgcttgacctgctgaggtcttccagcttttttttaaaattctagattccagcatctgcagtgttgtttgtcttgtgtatgaaggaactgcagatgctggtttaaaccgaaggtagacacaaaaatctggagtaactcagcgggacaggcagcatctcactttccttccctccagagatgctgcctgtcccactgaatttctccacctttttgtgttgtTTGTCTTCATGTTTTGGTGCAGCTGGTGCTGCTCCTGGCTCTGATCCTGCAGGTGACCCATTTATCCATGGCTGAAACTGAAGGTGATGTGGGAGGAGGTATTGTACCACAACAGctgggggcccacagtgtcccatCAATAGCTGTTGGGCCTGCTCTGAATCTACTCCATTCAACACACTGGTGGTGCCACTCAATACAGCAGAACACTTTCTCTGAACAGGGAGTTGTAATGAGAGAGCCTGGCGTGCGAATAGTCTGTAGTTAACAAAAAGTTAATAGGGCTTTGCTTGCTAACAAGAGATGGTGGGAAATGCTGTGGGCCCCTGCTATCGACAgataatagatcgggtagatgcacagtctcttgcccagagtaggtgaatcgaggaccagaggacataggtttacagtgaaggggaaaagatttaacaggaatctgaggggtaactttttcacacaaagggtggtgggtgtaaggaacaagctgccagatgaggtagttgaggctgggactatcccaacgtttaagaaacagttagacaggtacatggataggacaggtttggagggatatggaccaaatgcaggcaagtgggattagtgtagctgggtcatgttggcctgcgtggggaagttgggcgaaagggcctgtttccacgctgtatcactctatgactctatgactctattggggGACTTAATGGCGCATTTCGGAATCCTATTGACTAGAAGTAGTGCTATGGGGGCCTTTTGCTTCACTTGGTATAAAGCAGGCATCTGCAGCATGCTCCATTGTTCTCCAAAAAGTCATCGAAGGGCTGGGATCGCGACCGGTGCCTCGGACAGGGcacagggagagggaggtgtgctgctgtagaCAGGATCCTGCACATACCGAGATAAGTAGATGTTTACTCCCTATTGCCAATAAATGATGTTAAATGGAAGGCCTCCCTGACAGACTGGGTTGCGACCGACTCCTTGGAAGGGtgaatagagagagagaattgtGCTGCTGTAGAAAGGGCCTCACACATACCTAGAGAAGTGGAAGTTTACTCTCTATTGCCAATAAACTTGATTTATACTGTAACTGGAgtgtgagcctttttctgttctatcagtcagatccttgaacctgttcccttgcaaCAGGAGCCAGTGACTTCAGCATTATCccactaagtcaagtcaagttgagttgagtttattttattttgcacagTATAGTAAGGTACAGATGcattgaaaatcttgcttgctgcagcatcaTGGGCACATGGACTCAAATAACACACAGAATCTTacaattaaataaattcctcgaggctgtggaaagaaaaagactgtgcatgaaaCAAGACATTGGTACAAAACCAAATAGAAATCAATCCCATGGTCATGTGATGGACCGCATTACATCTACAATTTTGTTTGTGGTCTTACGAAGAGCTGTTtccaaccaagctgtgatgcaacgggATAGTATGctatctatggtgcatctgtataacttgatgagagttgttggagagATGCCGAATTTCCACAGTCTCTCAAGGAAGTGAAAGACTAGCTTCAATGTGCTTGGTGCAAaacagattgttggtgatatatacgccaaggaacttgaagctcttgaccatttcCAATTCAGAAACTTTGATGCTGACTGGGGTGTATACACCTCGCTTCCTACAGACAACAACTAGCTCCTTCATATttctgatattgagggagaggttgttgactTCTCTGGATGTAACTACGTTCTCTTTCACCTTCCTGTCTCTCTCGTCATTGTTCGAGTTCTGGCCCACCACAGCGCTGTCATTTGCAGAAATTGGACCCACACTCATGAGTATATAGGAAGTATAGTTAGGGGCTGTGAACACATCCTTCTGGGGTACCAGAGTTGAAACTTATTGTGAGGATATTTGGTCCCCTGTCCTCACAGTGCAACTTGGTTCAAGGACTCGATGGCTGTAGGAAAGTAGCAGTTCCTGAACATGGTGGTGAGGGAttttgtacctcctgcccgatggaagCATCAAGGAGAGAGCGTGGCCGGGATGGTGGGGATCTTTGATGGTAGGCGCCGCCATCTTGTAGAGACGTAGATCACGTAGATGCTTAGGATGGTGGGGACGGCTGTACCCGTGATTGACCAGGCTAAGTCCACACTCTCTGCTGCTTCCTGTATTCCTGTAAGATGGAATTaccataccaggccatgatgcacccAGTCAAGTTACACATGGGGCACTACTTGCATACCCAATCCACTCACAgattcagagagagagggagtagaATGGCTGAGAGGAGGGCACTGGGAAGGTGGATATGAAGGTGGCTTCACTGAAACCATGCAACAACTGCAGTGAATGGGTACATCAGGGCGTCCCTTAGCTCCTCTCTGAACTTAGTCTGGGTCACCACGTAAATACAGGTGTTGGTGCAGGAGCTCAGAAGCTGCAGCATGTAGCCAGTTTGTTCAGCGATGTAGCCCGGGCCCGTGAGATCATGTTTGTTGGTGATTTGGTAATAAAGGAAATACAGCACTCTTGTCATCCACAAAACTATAAAGCTGCCTGATATGGTGAAGAGCAAGATGATGGATTTCCTTCGCTTCTCCATCTCTGGGTCGTTGCGATCCTCACAATTACCGCTTTTCTGGAGCCTCCTGCGGATTTTACCCGACACCAGAATGAATCTGACAGTCAGAACGTTGAGCGACAGAATCAGAAGGAATGGGAAGCAAGGAGTTAAAGTAATGCAAAACAAGTCAAAAGCTACCCATGCAGTTTTAGTGTAAAAACTCAGTGATATGGTGCTCCCCCAGGGTACATCATCAACAATATACTCAGGCTCATATATAAAGTACAGAGggatgttcttcagactgagcaccaCGCTCACTGCTGTTACAACTA
It encodes the following:
- the LOC144597588 gene encoding putative G-protein coupled receptor 139, translating into MHELTILHQVEKIYYLILAVVGVSVNLMAIVILSRGKCGLSRCITLYLVAMATADLMVIFTDVILYTIIPLHFPGTYLDTTPAKSLLLVLLSAATDVSVWFTVTFTFDRFVAICCQKLRTKYCTTETATVVVTAVSVVLSLKNIPLYFIYEPEYIVDDVPWGSTISLSFYTKTAWVAFDLFCITLTPCFPFLLILSLNVLTVRFILVSGKIRRRLQKSGNCEDRNDPEMEKRRKSIILLFTISGSFIVLWMTRVLYFLYYQITNKHDLTGPGYIAEQTGYMLQLLSSCTNTCIYVVTQTKFREELRDALMYPFTAVVAWFQ